One stretch of Paenibacillus sp. AN1007 DNA includes these proteins:
- a CDS encoding cbb3-type cytochrome c oxidase subunit I: protein MLERLKEFASEFFVTGDPLIYGADVAIGITIIAIVSVLTYFKKWGWLWRNWLTTVDHKKIGIMYIIASIIMLFRGGVDALMMRLQLAMPNMDFLHPEHYNQVFTTHGTIMILFMAMPFMFGLFNVIVPLQIGARDVAFPFLNALSFWLFFLGAMLFNLSFVIGGSPDAGWLSYPPLSELSHSPGVGQNFYIWGIQISGIGSLATGINFMVTIIKMRAPGMKWMKLPMFTWSVFSTCIIILFAFPILTVTLALLFLDRFAGAHFFTLDLGGNPMMYINLIWMWGHPEVYIVVLPAFGVFSEIVSTFSRKKLFGYKSMVFAMLIISFLSFFTWAHHFFTMGSGADVNAFFAVTTMLIAIPTGVKVFNWLFTMYRGRIRMATPMMWTIAFIPCFIVGGMTGVMLSVAPADFQFHNSYFLIAHFHQVLIGGVVFGYFAGLYYWWPKMFGFQLEEKLGKWAFWTWNIGFYVCFMPQYAVGLMGMTRRLSTYGWDTGWWELNFVSTIGAFLMGVGFLFQVAQIADGIRKYKTLKASGDPWDGRTLEWSIPSPAPEYNFAVTPRGDDVDEWWEEKERRAKGIHPPEPVYEPIHMPKNSSIPFIMSVFWFVAGFGFVFGWLWMAILGLAGVGICMIARSFSYDTDYYIPVDEIKRTEASLRGSV from the coding sequence ATGTTAGAGAGATTAAAGGAGTTTGCATCGGAGTTTTTTGTAACCGGCGACCCGCTGATCTATGGAGCAGACGTGGCGATCGGGATTACGATTATTGCGATCGTATCGGTGCTGACTTATTTCAAAAAATGGGGCTGGCTCTGGCGTAACTGGTTAACTACTGTCGATCATAAAAAGATCGGTATTATGTATATCATTGCTTCCATTATCATGTTGTTCCGTGGTGGTGTGGATGCATTGATGATGCGTCTGCAGCTGGCTATGCCTAATATGGATTTCTTACATCCAGAACACTATAATCAGGTCTTCACAACACATGGTACGATCATGATCCTGTTCATGGCGATGCCATTTATGTTCGGTTTGTTTAACGTCATTGTGCCGTTACAGATCGGAGCAAGGGACGTGGCATTCCCGTTCCTGAACGCACTGAGCTTCTGGTTATTCTTCCTGGGCGCAATGCTGTTCAACCTGTCCTTCGTCATCGGTGGTTCACCGGATGCTGGATGGCTGAGTTATCCGCCTCTATCGGAGCTGTCACACAGTCCGGGGGTAGGACAGAACTTCTATATATGGGGTATCCAGATATCGGGTATCGGTTCCCTGGCGACCGGTATCAACTTTATGGTTACCATCATTAAAATGCGTGCGCCAGGCATGAAATGGATGAAACTGCCGATGTTTACATGGTCGGTATTCTCCACTTGTATTATTATCTTGTTTGCTTTCCCGATCTTGACCGTGACACTTGCACTGCTTTTCCTCGACAGATTTGCCGGGGCGCACTTCTTCACACTTGATCTGGGCGGCAACCCAATGATGTATATCAACTTGATCTGGATGTGGGGTCACCCTGAGGTATACATTGTCGTCTTGCCGGCATTTGGTGTGTTCTCCGAGATCGTAAGTACGTTCTCTCGTAAAAAACTGTTTGGTTACAAATCGATGGTATTCGCGATGCTGATCATCAGCTTCCTGTCCTTCTTTACATGGGCGCATCACTTCTTCACGATGGGTTCCGGGGCGGACGTCAATGCATTCTTCGCGGTAACTACGATGCTGATTGCGATTCCGACAGGGGTTAAAGTCTTTAACTGGCTGTTCACGATGTATCGAGGCAGGATACGCATGGCTACACCGATGATGTGGACCATTGCCTTTATCCCGTGCTTCATCGTCGGGGGGATGACAGGTGTTATGCTGTCCGTAGCTCCTGCTGACTTCCAGTTCCACAACAGTTACTTCCTGATTGCTCACTTCCACCAAGTGTTGATCGGCGGCGTTGTCTTTGGATACTTCGCAGGTCTGTACTACTGGTGGCCTAAAATGTTTGGTTTCCAACTCGAAGAGAAACTGGGCAAATGGGCATTCTGGACTTGGAATATTGGTTTCTATGTCTGCTTCATGCCGCAGTACGCTGTCGGTCTGATGGGTATGACACGTCGTCTGAGCACATATGGCTGGGATACTGGCTGGTGGGAACTCAACTTCGTATCCACAATCGGGGCATTCCTGATGGGTGTCGGATTCTTGTTCCAAGTTGCACAAATTGCAGACGGTATTCGTAAATACAAAACACTCAAAGCATCTGGCGATCCATGGGATGGTCGTACGCTTGAGTGGTCTATTCCTTCACCAGCTCCGGAATACAACTTCGCTGTTACACCGCGCGGAGATGATGTGGATGAGTGGTGGGAAGAGAAAGAACGTCGTGCGAAAGGTATTCATCCGCCTGAGCCTGTATATGAGCCAATTCATATGCCGAAGAATTCCTCGATTCCGTTCATTATGTCTGTCTTCTGGTTCGTAGCCGGTTTTGGCTTCGTCTTCGGATGGCTGTGGATGGCAATTCTCGGACTTGCTGGCGTAGGTATCTGCATGATCGCTCGTTCCTTCTCTTACGATACGGATTATTATATTCCGGTCGATGAAATTAAACGTACCGAAGCGTCGTTAAGGGGGTCGGTATAG
- the cyoC gene encoding cytochrome o ubiquinol oxidase subunit III, translating to MAQAAAKHGENHAHGHDHGHHDPQEMKILGFWFFLISDVILFSVLFATFIVLRDNTAGGPILSDLIKMPGVIAETFLLLTSSFTSGLAVLAMNQGKVKQLINWLIITAVLGAGFLALEIYEFVEMVHEGFSYTTSAASGAFFTLVGTHGLHVSLGLIWMIGLMFQLKKRGITDVTRGKINVISLYWHFLDVVWIFLLTIVYLMGVM from the coding sequence ATGGCTCAAGCAGCCGCTAAGCACGGTGAGAATCATGCACACGGTCATGACCATGGCCACCATGATCCACAGGAAATGAAAATTCTCGGATTCTGGTTCTTCCTGATTTCCGACGTTATCCTGTTCTCCGTATTGTTCGCAACCTTCATTGTGCTGCGTGACAATACGGCGGGCGGACCGATTTTGTCTGACTTGATCAAAATGCCTGGTGTAATTGCCGAAACCTTCCTATTGCTCACAAGTTCCTTTACGAGTGGACTTGCGGTTCTGGCAATGAACCAGGGTAAAGTAAAACAATTGATTAACTGGCTTATCATTACAGCTGTTCTGGGTGCAGGCTTCCTTGCACTGGAAATTTATGAATTTGTTGAGATGGTTCACGAAGGATTCAGCTACACAACGAGTGCTGCTTCCGGCGCGTTCTTTACCCTCGTGGGTACTCACGGACTCCACGTATCGCTCGGTCTGATCTGGATGATCGGACTGATGTTCCAACTGAAAAAACGGGGTATTACCGATGTCACTCGCGGTAAAATCAACGTAATCAGCTTGTACTGGCACTTCTTGGACGTCGTATGGATTTTCCTCCTGACGATCGTCTATCTGATGGGGGTGATGTAG
- the cyoD gene encoding cytochrome o ubiquinol oxidase subunit IV, producing MAEHNAHDSHGHEQHGSLKSYVVGFILSIVLTIIPLVVVLNDMMGKTGTMVVILGTAALQFVVQLFFFMHIRETEKPRWNVMALIFGLLMMLTIVIGSIWIMLNNAVAH from the coding sequence ATGGCAGAGCACAACGCACATGATTCCCATGGACACGAACAACATGGCTCACTGAAGTCCTATGTCGTCGGTTTCATTCTGTCCATCGTTCTGACCATCATTCCTCTGGTCGTGGTGCTGAACGATATGATGGGCAAAACAGGAACAATGGTTGTTATTCTTGGTACAGCGGCACTTCAGTTTGTGGTTCAACTCTTCTTCTTCATGCATATCCGTGAAACAGAGAAGCCTCGCTGGAATGTGATGGCCCTTATCTTCGGATTGCTGATGATGTTGACCATCGTCATTGGTTCGATCTGGATCATGCTGAACAACGCAGTAGCACATTAA
- a CDS encoding zinc-dependent alcohol dehydrogenase family protein — MRAKVIRYYRFGEPNEVLLVEEKEILPPGEGEVNVRMLARPINPSDLIPVRGAYSHRTLLPAVPGFEGVGVVEAVGSGVSHHMLGRRVLPLRGENTWQEVVKTSARHAVIVPDEICDETASQIYINPVTAWLICNRMLHLTYGNTLIVNAGGSAIGRVFAQLSKIIGFRMIALTRSDRHTADLLRLGADVIVNTTKEQLQERIMTITEGRGADAAVDCIGGTDGEQLVSCLGQSGMLISIGLLSGITPLWHELTRGTQVQVKLFWLKHWVERCSQEEWTQVFNEVMTLIRAGQLVMADTSENYELTNVHQAAAAAEAGLKGKILLRSWR, encoded by the coding sequence ATGAGAGCAAAGGTCATCCGATATTATCGTTTTGGGGAACCAAATGAAGTACTGCTTGTGGAAGAAAAAGAAATACTACCGCCTGGGGAGGGCGAAGTAAACGTAAGAATGTTGGCCAGACCTATTAATCCATCCGATCTTATTCCTGTTCGAGGAGCCTATTCACATCGCACGCTGCTGCCGGCTGTTCCTGGTTTTGAGGGTGTGGGAGTGGTAGAGGCTGTCGGGAGCGGAGTATCACATCACATGCTGGGGCGTCGTGTTTTACCGTTAAGGGGAGAGAATACGTGGCAGGAAGTAGTGAAGACTTCTGCTAGGCATGCAGTCATCGTGCCTGATGAGATCTGTGACGAAACGGCATCTCAGATTTACATTAATCCCGTAACTGCTTGGCTGATCTGTAACCGTATGCTGCATCTTACGTATGGTAATACATTGATCGTCAATGCCGGCGGCTCTGCAATTGGGCGTGTATTTGCACAATTATCGAAAATTATCGGTTTTCGAATGATCGCGCTTACAAGGAGCGATCGGCACACTGCTGACCTGCTCCGTCTTGGGGCGGATGTCATCGTGAACACAACAAAGGAACAGCTTCAGGAAAGAATCATGACAATAACAGAAGGACGAGGCGCTGATGCAGCCGTGGATTGTATTGGCGGAACGGATGGAGAGCAGCTCGTGAGCTGTCTTGGACAGAGCGGTATGCTTATCAGTATTGGACTGCTTTCAGGAATTACCCCATTGTGGCATGAGTTAACCCGAGGAACACAAGTTCAAGTGAAGCTCTTCTGGCTTAAACACTGGGTGGAACGCTGTTCACAGGAGGAGTGGACGCAGGTATTTAATGAGGTAATGACGCTGATCCGTGCTGGGCAGCTGGTCATGGCAGACACGAGCGAGAACTATGAGTTAACGAATGTGCATCAGGCTGCTGCTGCGGCGGAAGCGGGTTTGAAGGGGAAAATACTTTTGAGGAGCTGGAGGTGA
- the kduI gene encoding 5-dehydro-4-deoxy-D-glucuronate isomerase: protein MENRYAAHPNEVKTYDTARLREEFLMEQLFAKDELVTVYSHVDRYIVGTAVTHSKDITLEVNLKDIGTDFFLERREIGIINVGGQGTVTADGEVYEIGAKECLYIGKGVKEVVFKSNGTEQAAQFYFVSTPAHHTYPTVKATQEQAQPNHLGSIESSNERTIYRYIHQGEGGIKSCQLVMGITELNKGNMWNTMPAHTHNRRSEVYLYWNLPEDGVVFHMMGEPNETRHLVVRDRQAIISPSWSIHSGVGTSNYTFCWAMAGENQTFEDMDGVAMKDLK, encoded by the coding sequence ATGGAAAACCGTTATGCAGCACACCCGAATGAAGTGAAGACGTATGATACAGCTCGTTTGCGTGAGGAATTCCTTATGGAGCAGTTGTTTGCCAAAGACGAACTGGTGACTGTGTACTCTCATGTGGATCGTTACATTGTGGGAACTGCAGTGACACACAGCAAGGACATCACCCTTGAAGTAAACTTGAAAGATATCGGAACGGACTTTTTCTTGGAGCGCCGTGAAATCGGTATCATTAATGTGGGTGGACAAGGTACTGTAACAGCGGACGGAGAAGTGTACGAAATTGGAGCGAAAGAATGTCTTTATATCGGTAAAGGGGTCAAGGAAGTTGTATTCAAGAGTAATGGCACCGAGCAAGCGGCTCAGTTCTATTTCGTTTCTACACCAGCTCACCATACCTATCCGACAGTAAAAGCAACCCAAGAGCAAGCACAGCCGAACCATCTCGGCAGCATCGAAAGCTCGAACGAACGTACCATTTATCGTTACATTCACCAGGGTGAAGGCGGAATCAAGAGCTGCCAGCTCGTGATGGGTATCACGGAATTGAACAAAGGAAACATGTGGAACACGATGCCTGCACATACGCATAACCGTCGTTCTGAAGTATACCTGTACTGGAATCTGCCTGAAGATGGCGTTGTATTCCACATGATGGGTGAACCGAACGAAACACGCCATCTCGTTGTACGTGATCGTCAAGCGATCATCTCTCCAAGCTGGTCTATTCACAGCGGTGTGGGTACGAGCAATTATACATTCTGCTGGGCCATGGCTGGGGAAAATCAGACGTTTGAAGACATGGACGGCGTAGCGATGAAAGATCTGAAATAA
- a CDS encoding DeoR/GlpR family DNA-binding transcription regulator, producing MNPLKRHEKIMEALLERQEVTVSDLSELLQVTGKTVREDLDKLETMGLLVRVHGGAMLAQNDQYGILNSRGVLEKRQSEKTEIAERALAYIKPGDIVALDGGSTTLEMAKRLENQPLTVITSDLYIIAELTKKEQVRLVVPGGARVRNMLVGEDTAAFISGLNIHKAFISTTALHPEFGLSIYTGDLVPLKKAMIAAAQQVFGVVDHYKFGQFALRTFAQCSELDYIISDRHLEEETADLYRQLGVNVDYHS from the coding sequence ATGAATCCATTGAAACGACATGAAAAAATAATGGAGGCTCTGCTGGAGCGCCAGGAAGTCACCGTCAGCGATTTGAGCGAACTGCTGCAGGTGACAGGCAAAACGGTACGAGAGGATCTCGACAAGCTGGAGACTATGGGACTGCTTGTACGTGTACATGGCGGGGCCATGCTTGCTCAGAACGACCAGTATGGCATTTTGAACAGCAGGGGAGTGCTGGAGAAGCGCCAGTCCGAGAAAACCGAGATTGCGGAGCGGGCGCTTGCTTACATCAAACCGGGTGATATTGTCGCTCTGGATGGTGGAAGCACAACGCTGGAGATGGCGAAACGATTGGAGAATCAGCCGTTGACAGTGATTACGAGTGATTTGTATATCATTGCAGAGCTGACGAAAAAGGAACAGGTACGGCTGGTCGTTCCCGGTGGAGCGCGTGTGCGTAATATGTTGGTGGGTGAGGATACAGCGGCGTTTATCTCCGGTCTGAATATTCACAAAGCCTTTATTTCAACCACGGCGCTTCATCCCGAATTTGGATTGTCCATCTATACAGGGGATTTAGTTCCCTTGAAAAAAGCGATGATTGCTGCCGCACAGCAGGTATTTGGTGTGGTGGATCATTACAAATTCGGGCAGTTTGCTCTCCGTACTTTCGCGCAGTGTTCTGAACTGGATTATATTATCAGTGACCGACATCTGGAAGAAGAGACAGCGGATCTATACAGGCAGCTTGGTGTCAATGTGGATTACCATAGTTAA
- the kduD gene encoding 2-dehydro-3-deoxy-D-gluconate 5-dehydrogenase KduD produces the protein MNPFDLSGQVAMVTGTSGGLGQGMAVGLAEAGADVVLVSYSKPAETASAIEALGRKAYIIEADLSKEEELSAVFEKALAFQGRIDILVNNAGIIRRTPAADHAHQDWHDVIALNLNSVFFLSQLAGRHMIERGSGKIINIASMLSYQGGINVPGYTASKHGVAGLTKALANEWAGKGIQINGIAPGYMETDNTTQIRADENRYRDITARIPAGRWGTPEDLKGPVVFLASAASDYLNGHVLNVDGGWMAR, from the coding sequence ATGAACCCATTTGATTTAAGCGGACAAGTTGCCATGGTGACAGGTACTTCGGGAGGACTCGGGCAGGGAATGGCTGTTGGCCTTGCGGAAGCTGGGGCTGATGTGGTGCTGGTGTCATACTCCAAACCGGCAGAGACAGCAAGTGCTATTGAAGCGCTGGGACGCAAAGCGTATATCATTGAAGCTGACCTGAGCAAGGAAGAGGAGCTTTCAGCTGTATTTGAAAAAGCGCTCGCTTTCCAGGGCAGAATTGATATTCTCGTCAACAATGCCGGCATTATTCGCCGCACTCCGGCAGCAGATCACGCGCATCAGGACTGGCATGATGTTATTGCGCTGAACCTGAACAGTGTATTTTTCCTGAGTCAGCTGGCAGGCAGACATATGATTGAACGTGGAAGCGGCAAAATCATTAATATCGCATCGATGCTTTCCTATCAGGGCGGCATTAATGTACCGGGATATACAGCTAGTAAACATGGCGTTGCCGGGTTGACGAAGGCGCTCGCCAATGAATGGGCTGGCAAGGGTATTCAGATTAACGGAATTGCCCCAGGTTATATGGAAACCGATAATACAACGCAAATTCGTGCGGACGAGAATCGTTACCGCGATATTACGGCACGTATTCCTGCAGGGCGTTGGGGAACTCCTGAGGATTTGAAAGGTCCGGTTGTGTTCTTGGCTTCTGCCGCATCGGATTACTTGAATGGTCACGTACTGAATGTGGATGGCGGATGGATGGCACGTTAA
- a CDS encoding sugar phosphate isomerase/epimerase — MKLGILAHTFGKRPTAELAQTIADNGFNSVQLALAKALSDMDSANGKLSPGFANEVGEQFASRGVKIAVLGCYINPIDPDPVSRRADINRFKEHLRYARDFGCSMVATETGERTTYRDTHPDTYDEKSWSVLKDTLEEITEEAEKWGVHAAIEPVATHTLHTHEHMTRLFEEIPSSNLGMLFDPCNLIKQHHTADQGAFLREVMEKLYEKIIVIHAKDVAFNVQGEKYNPVPGAGILDYPLFFELLKTYKPHIDISLEGVNAEEAVPAAKHLREVWNAVRV, encoded by the coding sequence ATGAAACTTGGCATTCTGGCCCATACGTTTGGTAAACGGCCTACAGCTGAACTGGCACAGACGATTGCGGATAATGGATTCAACTCCGTGCAGCTGGCTCTTGCCAAAGCGTTGTCGGATATGGATTCAGCGAATGGCAAATTGAGCCCTGGATTCGCTAATGAGGTAGGAGAACAATTTGCCAGCCGCGGAGTGAAAATTGCTGTTCTGGGCTGTTATATCAATCCGATTGATCCTGATCCTGTGAGCCGTCGCGCAGACATTAACCGGTTCAAGGAACATTTGCGATATGCCCGGGATTTCGGGTGCAGTATGGTGGCAACAGAAACAGGAGAACGAACGACTTATCGGGATACTCATCCAGACACGTATGATGAAAAGTCATGGAGTGTTCTGAAGGACACGCTGGAGGAAATCACGGAGGAAGCCGAGAAATGGGGCGTACATGCCGCCATTGAACCTGTAGCGACACATACGCTTCATACGCATGAACATATGACCCGTTTGTTTGAAGAGATTCCATCATCTAATCTGGGTATGCTGTTTGATCCGTGCAATCTTATTAAACAGCATCATACAGCAGATCAAGGAGCTTTTCTGCGCGAAGTCATGGAGAAGCTGTATGAGAAGATTATCGTGATTCATGCAAAGGATGTAGCTTTCAATGTACAGGGGGAGAAGTATAATCCTGTTCCTGGTGCGGGAATTCTGGATTATCCGTTGTTCTTCGAATTGCTCAAGACGTATAAACCACACATTGATATCTCGCTGGAAGGTGTGAATGCAGAAGAGGCTGTTCCTGCTGCCAAGCATCTGCGTGAGGTGTGGAATGCTGTAAGGGTGTGA
- a CDS encoding homocysteine synthase has protein sequence MSNERELSFETLAIHAGQEIDPTTQSRAVPLYQTTSYGFRDTEHAANLFGLKEFGNIYTRLMNPTTDVFEQRIAALEGGAGALATASGQAAITFSLLNIAGAGDEIVSSASLYGGTYNLFSTTLPKLGLDVKFVDSSDPENFRAAITEKTKALYAETIGNPKGNVLDIEAVAAIAHEHGIPLIVDNTFPSPYLLRPIEHGADIVVHSATKFIGGHGTSIGGVIVDSGKFDWKASGKFPGLTEPDPSYHGVVYTEAVGPIAYIIKARVQLLRDLGASISPFNSWLLVQGLETLHLRVERHSSNALAVAEYLEKHEDVLWVSYAGLPSHPSYELAQKYLPRGQGAILTFGIKGGVEAGRKLIENVKLFSHLANVGDSKSLIIHPASTTHAQLTAEEQTAAGVNPELIRLSIGTENIQDIIYDLEQAIKASQGAGVGA, from the coding sequence ATGTCAAACGAACGTGAGCTTTCATTTGAAACATTAGCTATTCATGCAGGTCAAGAGATTGACCCTACAACTCAATCTAGAGCTGTACCCCTGTACCAGACCACATCTTATGGATTCCGCGATACGGAGCATGCCGCTAATCTGTTTGGTTTGAAAGAGTTTGGCAACATCTACACACGTCTGATGAATCCGACAACGGATGTATTTGAGCAGCGGATTGCGGCGCTGGAAGGTGGAGCAGGCGCATTGGCTACAGCTTCGGGTCAGGCTGCTATTACGTTCTCTTTGCTAAACATTGCTGGTGCTGGAGATGAGATCGTGTCCTCGGCGAGCCTGTACGGTGGTACGTATAACCTGTTCTCTACAACACTGCCGAAACTGGGTCTTGATGTGAAGTTCGTAGATTCCAGTGATCCAGAGAATTTCCGTGCGGCAATTACGGAGAAAACAAAAGCGTTGTACGCTGAAACGATTGGTAACCCGAAAGGTAACGTACTTGATATTGAAGCCGTGGCAGCGATTGCTCATGAGCACGGAATTCCATTGATCGTGGATAACACATTCCCAAGTCCGTATCTGCTTCGTCCAATTGAGCATGGAGCGGACATTGTCGTTCACTCTGCGACGAAGTTTATTGGCGGACATGGTACGTCCATCGGCGGTGTAATTGTAGACAGTGGTAAATTCGACTGGAAAGCAAGTGGCAAATTCCCGGGATTGACTGAGCCAGACCCAAGTTACCATGGGGTTGTGTATACAGAAGCGGTTGGCCCGATTGCTTATATTATTAAAGCACGTGTACAGCTGCTGCGTGACCTCGGTGCATCCATCTCCCCATTTAACTCATGGTTGTTAGTACAAGGTTTGGAGACACTGCATCTTCGTGTGGAACGTCACAGCAGCAACGCTCTGGCCGTAGCGGAATATTTGGAGAAACATGAAGATGTTCTTTGGGTGAGCTATGCAGGTCTGCCAAGTCACCCATCTTATGAGCTTGCACAGAAATATCTGCCAAGAGGGCAGGGGGCAATCTTAACGTTTGGAATTAAAGGCGGCGTAGAAGCAGGACGTAAACTGATCGAAAATGTAAAACTGTTCTCTCACCTCGCCAACGTGGGCGACTCCAAGTCATTGATCATTCATCCGGCAAGCACCACGCATGCCCAACTGACGGCCGAAGAGCAGACCGCAGCTGGCGTAAATCCGGAGTTGATCCGTCTGTCCATCGGTACAGAGAACATTCAAGATATCATCTATGATCTGGAGCAGGCGATTAAAGCGAGCCAGGGTGCAGGCGTAGGGGCTTAA
- a CDS encoding heavy metal translocating P-type ATPase, which produces MQAIHQPLQGKQQAKQQSTHTPGPNRGKKPDFRVMLQNKEMQAALGSGLMMLIAWGIAPYFGTMSVILYIAAYVIGGWTKAKEGIGTLVKDRDLDVNLLMIAASLGAAAIGYWNEGAMLIFIFALSGALESYATERSHKDISSLLALKPETALRIEDGQMNVVAIEDLKPGDLLLVKPGELIPADGVVYRGSSFINQSSITGESMPVDKNIGDEVYAGTVNGEGAVYVEVTKSAEGSLFGKIIKMVEEAQAEVPDSQRFMERFEGIYARIVVGVTILVIVGTPLILGWTWNEAFYKAMVFLVVASPCALVSSIMPVMLSAMSSSARRGILFKGGAHMENIAHTKVVAFDKTGTLTMGTPQVTDILTAPGISREQLLSAAASIENLSMHPLARAVVEQANKENLPLQEAEHVQSITGHGIEGTLNGIVWNIGRLDGTVWAQDTREMQMEERRAAKTLGLMPNGESKDSNSLEPTADEVERSVNRAPEWGEVCAALEQEGKTISVVTVNGEFAGLIAMRDRIRPQAAAAVQKLKSMGVEAAMLTGDRARSASVIAGETGVSLVYADLLPEDKVKQVQSLREQYGHVLMVGDGVNDAPALAAATVGMGMGLSGSGTAIEVADAVLMNDNIEEIAWVIGQARRAERTVKHNMWFAITVILALIAGNFLQDVALPLGVVGHEGSTILVILNGLRLLR; this is translated from the coding sequence ATGCAAGCGATACACCAGCCTTTACAAGGAAAACAGCAAGCCAAGCAGCAATCGACCCATACTCCTGGTCCTAACCGGGGCAAGAAGCCGGACTTCCGAGTCATGCTGCAGAACAAGGAGATGCAGGCGGCTTTAGGCAGCGGTCTTATGATGCTGATTGCATGGGGGATTGCTCCTTACTTTGGGACAATGTCTGTCATACTTTACATTGCAGCTTATGTTATCGGGGGCTGGACCAAGGCGAAGGAAGGCATTGGAACGCTGGTCAAAGACCGCGACCTGGACGTTAACCTGCTGATGATTGCCGCATCACTCGGAGCAGCGGCTATCGGGTACTGGAATGAAGGAGCAATGTTGATCTTTATTTTTGCCCTCAGCGGAGCCTTGGAGAGTTATGCGACGGAGCGCAGTCACAAAGATATTTCATCCCTCCTGGCACTTAAACCCGAGACGGCACTGCGGATTGAAGATGGACAGATGAATGTGGTAGCTATTGAGGATTTGAAGCCAGGGGATCTGCTGCTGGTGAAGCCGGGAGAGCTGATTCCAGCGGATGGGGTGGTTTACCGGGGAAGCTCTTTTATCAACCAGTCGTCTATTACAGGAGAATCCATGCCGGTGGATAAGAACATAGGTGACGAAGTTTATGCAGGTACGGTGAATGGCGAAGGGGCAGTATATGTCGAGGTCACCAAGTCAGCTGAAGGTTCGCTGTTCGGCAAGATTATTAAAATGGTGGAAGAAGCACAGGCTGAGGTGCCGGACTCGCAGCGTTTTATGGAACGCTTTGAAGGTATTTATGCTCGCATCGTTGTAGGAGTTACGATTCTGGTTATTGTAGGAACACCGTTGATCTTGGGATGGACGTGGAATGAAGCTTTCTACAAAGCAATGGTTTTTCTTGTGGTGGCTTCACCATGTGCGCTTGTTTCATCGATCATGCCTGTAATGCTGTCCGCAATGTCGAGCAGCGCCCGCCGCGGCATTTTGTTCAAGGGTGGGGCGCATATGGAGAATATTGCTCATACCAAGGTGGTTGCTTTTGACAAAACAGGTACGCTCACGATGGGAACACCCCAAGTAACAGATATTCTGACTGCACCGGGCATAAGTAGGGAGCAGCTGTTATCTGCGGCAGCGTCCATTGAAAATCTCTCGATGCACCCTCTTGCCCGTGCTGTTGTTGAACAGGCCAATAAGGAAAATCTGCCTTTGCAGGAAGCAGAGCATGTGCAGTCCATTACTGGACACGGCATTGAAGGAACGTTGAACGGCATCGTATGGAATATTGGAAGGCTGGATGGAACAGTGTGGGCACAAGATACACGAGAGATGCAGATGGAAGAGAGGAGAGCCGCGAAAACCCTGGGGCTAATGCCGAACGGAGAATCGAAGGATAGTAATTCCCTGGAACCCACAGCCGATGAAGTTGAAAGATCCGTAAACCGTGCTCCAGAGTGGGGAGAGGTATGTGCTGCGCTGGAGCAGGAAGGGAAAACGATATCCGTTGTAACCGTGAATGGTGAGTTTGCAGGTTTGATTGCGATGCGGGACAGGATTCGCCCACAGGCAGCAGCTGCTGTACAGAAGCTGAAGAGCATGGGGGTCGAAGCTGCGATGTTAACCGGTGACCGTGCCCGTTCCGCCTCGGTGATTGCTGGCGAAACGGGAGTTAGTCTGGTTTATGCAGATCTGCTGCCTGAAGACAAGGTGAAACAGGTACAATCGCTTCGCGAGCAGTACGGCCATGTGCTGATGGTTGGTGACGGGGTCAATGATGCCCCAGCACTTGCGGCAGCAACCGTGGGTATGGGGATGGGCTTATCAGGAAGCGGGACGGCCATTGAGGTAGCCGATGCAGTGCTTATGAATGATAACATTGAAGAGATTGCGTGGGTGATTGGGCAGGCTCGACGGGCAGAGCGCACGGTGAAGCATAATATGTGGTTTGCCATTACAGTTATTCTGGCATTGATTGCAGGAAACTTCCTGCAGGATGTCGCCCTTCCGCTTGGCGTGGTTGGTCATGAAGGAAGTACCATTCTGGTTATTTTGAATGGACTTCGGCTGCTGCGTTAA